gagacagaaggtgaggtgaccttcagtggttgaaggcagtactgaacaggtgagacttcagcgatgttctGGACCCTTCCTTCTGAATGAAGAACCAACatgtacagttccttgtttccacatgcaATGGACCTAACTGTTCAAATGGAAATTTCTTATAGTGAGCACAATACGTTAGTTTGCTGATGAGAACATTTTGGCTGCCAATATCACCTTTGAAGAAGACGTAGATGGGTTtcagtgggaagaaggcaggctaaGAGGGTACACAAAGACATGGCAGATGAcaacaatgtggaaaaatgtTAGGTTATTCACTCTGGTCGAATAAAgtagaaaaataaaatatttttattgggGAGAGTTTATTTGGTCAAAGTTGTTGGTGATCAGAGGGGTTTGTATGTCCTTGTACATGAactattgaaagttattgaaaggTAACATGCAGGTAACAGCAAgaaataaggaaggcaaatactctgaagaagggttctgacccgaaacatctccttttctggggagatgctgcctggcccgcagaggtactccagcattttgtgtctctcttaagcACAAAGTACATTGGCTTTTCCCGCAAGAAGATTTGAATATTAAACCATTTATATAGTTCTCTGGTGAGACTGCTGCTGGAACATTGTATACACGTTCAGTCTCCCTACTTAGGATATCAGGAATACAAGTATTTCAGTAAGCGGAGGATCCACttgcagaggggagtgctgagcactaggtccaggagtttggaaaaGAGTTGGGGTGGATTTATggaatttaaggtggagatataaTCAGTAATAGGAGTCTGGCGTGGGTATTCGTGTTATACAAATGTTTCAGAGATGATTGTAAGGCCAGGGGAGATATAGTCTGCTATGGACCTGTTGTGATGGCAGGCAATTTGCAGTGGACCAAAGCTTTCTGGGAGGTTGGCGTTAATAAGTGCCATAACCAGCCTTATGATGGtgaatgtcagagccactggacggtagtcattaaAGCATGGTACCTTAAGGTTTGACTTGAACATCACAAACttggaccacctgagagtggacCTCATGGTTCATCCATGACTTCTAGTTGGGCAACACTTGTCTTCTTTGGCATGCAGTCCTCTACACACTTACTAATGAAGTTTCTGCGATGGCAGTAGCATATTCATTTAGCTTGGCTGCAGAGTCCTTGCATATGGACCAGTTCACCGATTCAAAACAAACGTGAAGAATGTTTCCTCGGACTTGCACTGTAAGTTTTATTCTTTCGGATCCTCCCACATCAGTTTCTACTTGCAAGCACAAGGTAGAAACATAGCCAGGTGGTCAGATTTTTCAAATTGTGGTTGGGAGATGGAACAATGGTTGCGTAGTAATGATCGAGCGTGTTTGGTGGAACAGGAGACAGTAATTTGGTAGCACACTCTTATGGTTAGCCCGGCTATTGTGACAAGTCCTTGGGATTTTATGCTTCAAAGCTATTGGTAGCAGTGTGTAATTCATCCAGTGTAAGCTCAGCATCAGCATGGAGTGGGATATTGACTGCTGTCAGAATGGTGGACGTGAATTCCTGCGTCAGATAGTAAGGATGGTTCTTCACCATTAAATATTACGGTGGGGGAGCAGGAACACAGCAGGACCGCCACATCCGAACACCATaacatttagtttagtccagagataAAGCAAGGAAATaggcactgagtccatgccaactatcgatcacctgcgcacactagttctctgttatcccattttctcaaccAATCtcaacacactaggaacattttacagaggccaattaacctacaatttcacacgtctttgggatgtgggaacacagggtcacagggagaatgtgcaaactccacacagacagcacccaaggtcaggattaaacccaggtctctggctctgtgaggcaacagctctaccagctgtgccactggggTGTTTATTAGGAAACAGACCCCTTCATCCCTCACCTTACCTAGAGACGCCATGCGTTCCATCCGTTGAAGTGAGAAGTCCTTGGGTTGTATGGCACAGTCAGGTGAAGgagtgagccatgtctctgtttaaCAGGGCATGCAACACTTTCACTTCCCAACATTAGTTAAGCCTGACTTTAAGTTGACCCTGCTTGATTTTGATAGCATGGGTGTCACTGGGATTCAATGTCTGTTGTTCAAGCTGTTGTGATAGCTGTTGCTCAAGGTTCAAATCGTGATCATGGGCTCTTCCATTTGATGGCACCTTCCTCAAGTGTGGTTGAGAAGATGAGATGAGAAGCGATTTTAATTCCTCTCACGATGCAGCAGTTGTAGATTAATTacttttggtaaagattgtaaattgtccctagtctgtaggaaagtgttagtgtacggggtgatcgctggtcgatgcggactcggtgggccaatagcctgtttccgcgctagaattctaaactaaactaaaagtgggaTTGGAGATGGGCATTATCCTCTGAAACCAAGAACTTGAAATCCAATGGTTACATTGTCTATTCAGTGATGGAGTAATTGCATCTGTTCCAAACAGATCTGAGGGAACTGTCCTCTAGCTCCATCCTGAGGCACTGCATCTCGTTTGGATCCTATTCTTTAAATGATTTTAAGTGTTTCTTTAAAGTGTATAAATATATACCAGCATGCTGGCAGTGCACCAAAGACTTGCAACATTGATTCATAGGCTGACGAGTTTGAACTCTGAGGGAAGATGGAGTAGAATAAAataaaaaggatctgcagatgctggtttataccaaaaataggcacaaaatgctagagtaactcagcgggtcgggcagcaactctggagaaaatagatagcacgtcggtacatgtgacaataaactaagtgaaactaaaacttttgttgcgtgccaagacTACTGCACTTAATACAACATTGTGTACATATTGGACCTGTAAAGCCATAAAGGATCCTAACAAAATTAATCTCGCAGCCACATAAGAAGACGTTAGGACATTCCAAAAGCCAAAAATGAAAGGCGCTATGGAAAGTAAGAGAAAATTGGAGACAATTGTATATTAGGGATGGATTTTTAGTGCTCGGTGTTCACGTTCCTCTAACATTCAGCCACAGAGTAcattcaaaacattatgactataGTGTTTCTAGATTAACTAGTATTCGACCTGACAATTTGAATCAAAGTAACAAAAGTGAAACAAAGTGACAAAAGCAATGCAAGgaaatgtttcattttctttcttAATTACTCTGTGTACCACATGTTAACTGATAATCCAGTTCAATCCAGAGCGACAGTATATCAGTAATAAAAAACGGAACTCATTTAtgtaaaaaatagacacaaaatgcttgtgtaactcagcgggtcaggcagcatctctggagaaagtggatagctgacatttcgggttgggacctttcttcggacatATCAGTACCTATCAGTATAtcaatagtataagaagataactgcagatgctggtacaaatcgaaggtttttattcacaaaatgctggagtgactcagcaggtcaggcagcatctcgggagagaaggaatgggtgacgttttgggtcgagacccttcttcagactaccattATATATCAGTATATCATTAGATTAGTATACCAGGCATATTAGTACCTATATATAGAACCACCCGTGGTCTTCTGTTCCAACGTACATTGACAACATGTTAGACTCTACTCTGAGATTGTACTTGGGTCAtcatttttttgcattgatgtAAATAGGTTTTAGTTTTATTTGCCATCAAGATCAAATATTGATTGCTTCTGCTAGGTTGAAGTAAAGTCACAAATTGATCCACTGGTTCTCAATCGAATGTGTTATCTCCAACTTGAGTGTGTGAATGTTTAATGTCGAGAGACAGCGCAGaatcatgcccttcagcccaccgggtcagcacATACCAGCAATCCCCTtaccccagcactatcctacacactaggggcaagttttaatcttaaccaaagccaatcaaccgacaaacatgtatgtctttggagactgggaggaaaccaaagtatcaagcgccacgtggtcacagggagaatgtatctacagactgcacccatagtcaggattgaacctggatccctggcgctcaaaggcagcaactctaccgcagctaaCCAGGATTACCTGATCCAGTAACATGCATTGGAGAGGGCTAGTTGTCACAGGAGTGACGAACCACGGTTGTTATCAGGACAGTTATGTCTCCTTACTCCACAATGCTCGAAGAGAGTGTTTCACTGAAAACAACATCAGGTAcattacagatagacacaaagtgctgaagcaactcagcaggtcaggcagcatctctggagaaaaataattttgttaaGAACATTTAATATGTTAAGGCACTGTATAAATGCAAGATGGGATAAATGCAACTTGCATTTATGTAGTGCCTTAAGACATGAAACATTGTTAACTTGTAGCGGATGATAGAATATTTAAATAAATGGATTTTAACTTCTCATTCAGTGCTGTGGACAGGGGGTGGTGTGTTGGTGCAGTGGATTGAAAATGATACCATCAAAGTACAGTAAGCATGATAACTGGTTATcacctagtccctgcctcaactacctcttctggcagcttgttcaatacccccaacaccctttgtgtgaaaaatgtgtgtCTATCATGATATATTTCCAGTTTTGAAATGAAGTAGCTTCGAATGGTTAAACCAACATCTATCAATgtgtcttaataataataataataataatacattttatttatatagcgcttttcatatactcaaagacgctttacagagattttgagaacatagggaaatgaataaatagataaataagtaaataaataaatgaacagagaaaggagacagaaggtgaggtgaccttcagtggttgaaggcagtactgaacaggtgagacttcagcgatgttttgaatgtggtgagtgtgggggagtctctaacggtttggggtagtgagttccatagggtgggagcagcgatggagaaagccctgtccccccaggatctgagtttagtccggatgttgggggataggagattggcagcggcagagcggagggtgcaggtgggagtgtgcctgtggaggaggtcggtcaggtaggatggggccaggttatggagggctttgtaggttatgaggtggattttgtactggattctctgggggatggggagccagtggagtttataaaggacgggggtgatatggtcaaaaGTTAAGGCTCAAAAGTTAAAATTCACCATCTAACACACCTGTGCTTAACACAATAACTTGGACTTGTATAGCACCTGTAACATAGTGAACGTTACCAACAAAATTCAACGCTGAGTCACATAGAAAGATCAGGACATTCGATAAGCAGATCTGATGAGGGCCTTAAAGAAAGAGAAGCGATTGTATTTTAAGGATGGATTATTAGTGTTCGGGGTCCAGGTACCGCTGACATTACAATACCAACAGAGTTCATTTAAAACATTATTATTACAGTGTTTCTATATTAATTAATGTTCGGCCTCATAATTCTGATTAAATAACAAAAGTGATACAAACAAAGTAACATAAGTGATACAAGAAAATGTTTCTTTTTAATTTCTTAATTACTTTGTGTGCCACATGTTCACCGTGACAATCCGACTCGCTCCAGAGCAACAGTATGTATATCGGTACCAATAGACAGAACTGTTCTTCTGTCGCAACACTTATTGACGAATCGTGTAAACTCTGCACAGTCGGACCGCTtttattgggacaggcagcatctctagagagtaggaatgggtgacttttcgggtcgatgcCCTTCTTTTGGGtcgaaagggtctcgatccgaaacgtcacccattccttctctccagagatgctgcctgtcccgctgagttactccaacattctgtgtctatctatcttcggtggaaaccagcatctgcagttccttcctacacatttcgtgggCTGCTTTTATTCACCGGTCTTCTCGAATGGAAGCGTGTGAGCCTTCGATTTTGGAGGGTATTTTCTTTTTGACAAGTGAAATTAAAACGTTGAGGGCATCGCTTAATCCCTCGCCCGTCCTGGCACAGCAAGGCTGGACATGCCAGTCTCGATCCGAGCACCATCTCTTCAGGTGAAAGCTTTTGGTGATTTCATCGGCGGACAGCGCGCCTTGAAGATCCTGTTTGTTTGCCATCACCACCACGGGGATGCCTTTCAGACAGTCGTGCTCCAGCGCCCGTTCAAACTCTCTTTTGGAGGCCTCCATGCGCCCCTTGTCCGCACTGTCCACCACGAACAACAGCCCGTCCGTGTCTTGGAAGTAAAACGGCCAGAGTTGGCGCATCTGGCGCTGCCCTCCAACGTCCCAGACTGTGAGAGCGACGCTTTTATCCCGCTGCAGCATCTCCACGTTGAAACCAATGGTGGAGGCAGTGAGGACGTCTGTATCACTGAATTTTAGTCTGTATAACATTGTGGATTTGCCTGCTTCGTCCAGACCCAGCAGTAGTACGCGAAAGTGTTTCGTTCTCAACTCTGTGGATGCCATCAACCCCATTTGGACTCAACGCCGTTCCGTTTTGCTGCAATTGCCCTACTTGCTGGCAAAAAGCTGCCGCCGGAGTCGAGGAGAGTTTATGAACATAGTAATTTCCGTAATCTCGGCTAGCCCCTTTGACTCAAGCTAATAAAATGCGAACAAGCGTGGCTATTCATACAATGCCTCCTAATCAAAGGCTGTACAAGATAACAGGATGTTTGGTTTGGACGCTGATATCGATGCATATAGGCTGTTCGAAGCAAGTATAGGTGGCACGGGGGGAAAGTACATGCAGGTGACTCAGGGGTCACCTGTCAAGAGTTGCTTGGTAACTCACTTGGATAAAAGTAACCAacaacaagaaaataggagcaggaatagacaAGTTTTCTTTAGACCTGTCTTTAGACGAGTACAgcaagtccgcgccgtccagcgatcgccTCGTATACAaaccacaatcctacacactttaccatttacaattttaaccaacacaccttccctttcccatactgacctttctgttcaggGCCTcttccattaccagagtgaggcctacaaaactgtacgtctttggtgtatgggaggaaaaccggagctcccggagaaaacccgcgcggtcagaggagaacgtacagtctccgtacagacagtacccgtagtcaggatcgaacccgggtctctgtcgctgtaaggcagcaactctaccgctgcgccactgtgccgccctgtagtaccgttcaatatgatcatggctaatctattcagGCCTTTTCTGTACGCTCAATTACCTGAACTTCGAAAATATGTTTCCCTTATCTTCAAATGCCACTCGTGATCTAGCCTCGACTATTctctgggatagagaattccattgattcaccaccctctgtgaaggtAGGTCCTACACACCTTAATTTAAAATGACGGATCCCTAATCTTGTAAGAACATCCCCTCATTCCAGATTCTTCCAGGAGTGGAACCCTTCCCTTTCCTATACTGATCttcctgccctgggcctcctccattaccacaaTGAGGtcgcacgcaaactggaggaacagcacctcatattctgcttggataacTCGCAACGCAATAGTGTGAaccttgtccaaccatctgccaatcaaaaacccACTCATCAATATCCATCGatgacttgccaggctttgtcctgtctccAAACGTCTTGCAtgtttcttcccctccctcccctcccccacacacaaccagtctcaagaaggttcctgacccaaaacaccgattatccatgttctccagagaggggaCAACATGTTTTAGGGTGAATCTTGTAGAAAGTGCAAAGGATGAATTTAGAGATTGATGGAGAGGAAAGTGAGGGCAAGGGAACCCTGGCCTTGCTCTTTCCAGGAGGAGAAGGGGGCAGGAGTAGAGGTGTGGAAAATAGATGAGATATGATCaagagttcataagttataggggcagaattgggccacttggcccttcaagtctacacctttcaatcatggccctctgtcattcaatcatagggcttctccccataacccctgacacccacactaatcaagaatctatcaatctccaacttaaacatatccattgacttgacctccacagccttctgtggcaatgaatttcacaattCAGGTTCCATCTGCTTGGGGAAGCAATCGTTCAAGAAGAAATAAGATATCGCAGAAGCATGGAAAGTCATATTGTCAGAGCAAATACaaagaagatggaggaaatgggagaatGGAATGGAGAGCTTACTAGCGAGAAGCTTAAATGGAGTTTGATTGAGATAGCTGTGGAagcttgtggggttttttttgttgttaatcTATCCcctgagatggagatggagaaatcCCAAAATGGGAAAGTCAAAGATGGACAATGTGAAGGTAAaaccaggatggaaattggtagcaaAAGTAATGAACCTTTTGAGATCTGTACGAGTGCAGGAAGCAGTACCATTGCAGTTGTCGATGTACTGGAGAAAATGGTAGAATGGATACCAAGTAGGGCTGAAATAAGGACTGTTCCATGCATCCTATAAAATGGCAGCGTAGCCAGCAAGTATTGTTTCATGCCCAAATGAGTGCAGGATCCTGGTGAATTTAGCCGATCGATGAGGAATGATGCATTTcaaactccttccctgccaattgagtgaagaagggtctcgacccgaaacatcacccattccttctctccagagatgctgcctgtcccgctgagttactccagcattttgtgtctatggtgtaaatcagcatctgcagttcctacacaataGAGTGAAGACATGAAACACATGCCCACGTTCAGTAAACTTCCTGTGTTCTACTTGTTCTGCTCTGCCCATGCATCAGATGGTACTAaactttgcaaaataattaaagtgAAGTACATTTACCAATTTCATTTTTTATAAAAACTCCTCAATCTTTTAATCTTTGTAGAACAAATGCCATTGAAATTCCTTGGATTTATTCAATGGCAATTCTGCATAAAACTTTTATGTAAAGCTATGAAGCTGCATTATGGAATATATTTGGCTTTTGTTTTAATGTATTAGTCATAACATTTTTGTGAATAAGTTAAAGGTATGAGTAACACTCCTTTTACTCAGTAAACCATTAATTAATTCCTTCCCTGAGTCCCACGCCTATTATTCCCAATACAGAAACCAATACAGATATATTTGTTCCCTCGGTTAAATAAAACATTACTACTGATTAATCTGTGTAATGGACGTTGGAATGATTGATTTTAGAACTTTAGCAGGCCATAAATACAGGCGAACAGCTACACTTCAGTtactaactttaaaaaaaaatagaatatagaacaatacagcacaagaacaggcccttcggcccacaatgtccccccaaacatgatgccaagaccatcacttatttcCTTGCTCAtaacccatgtccctccattccctgcatatccatgtgcctatccaaaaatcttttaATTGCCTCTaatatatctgcttcaaccaccatcctGGCAGTGCACTCCATGCATTCACCAcacctctgggtaaaaaaaaatcttgccctgcatatcccctttaaactttgcccctcttgccttaCAGCTATATGCCTTCTTGTGAAATACTGCTTGTTTTTTTGTGCATCAGTTCTTGTTTCAATAACCATTAACTTGGTCATGTTGGAGGGAAAAGTTAGCGAGAGACTCAAAAATGGGTTAAATGCAGAATCCATAAAATAGTCAGAATAGATAATAAAGACAAAGAATTAAACTGCGAAAAGTTAGCAAATAATAGAAACAAGGACAATAACAATTTCTTAGGCCCCTTAGAAAATAAGGCCGGTGAAATAGttatgatgagttactccagcattttgtgtcaatctacagGGAAAATTTGGACAACTCCTGTTGCCATTTCTCATGTTCTCATTCTGGGCTCAGATTGTGACCCAGGAGAGTcagaccaccgggtggcgccagcaatggctgcctcgccaacagtctgtctatcccttccttctttgttgtttaaatagtatatgttaaatgtatgtttttaatattctttagcttgttttatgcgagggggtggggggttggttggggtaaactttttctaatctcttacctcgacggagatgtgattttttttcatatcgtatctccgtccgcactgcggcgtaacatcaaggagttggcggcctttgctggagactttAAGCGTTTTTGAGATCTCCACCTGCAggatttaacatcatggagcccacgatccctttgctagggatcgacctcggagctccaaccatgggtgcctgcagactttaacatcgtggagctcgtggtctctcgttagagatcgacttcggggaactccaagccgcaggagcttcgaccgaccCGACGCAAGAGCTTCAACTGCCCTGACGCGGGAGTATAAAGAGGAAGaggtttggacttttttgccttccatcacagtgaggaatgtgggttatccattgtggtgaatgtttatgttaacttttatgtggttgtgtgtcttgtgcttttg
The genomic region above belongs to Rhinoraja longicauda isolate Sanriku21f chromosome 13, sRhiLon1.1, whole genome shotgun sequence and contains:
- the LOC144599287 gene encoding ADP-ribosylation factor-like protein 14, with amino-acid sequence MGLMASTELRTKHFRVLLLGLDEAGKSTMLYRLKFSDTDVLTASTIGFNVEMLQRDKSVALTVWDVGGQRQMRQLWPFYFQDTDGLLFVVDSADKGRMEASKREFERALEHDCLKGIPVVVMANKQDLQGALSADEITKSFHLKRWCSDRDWHVQPCCARTGEGLSDALNVLISLVKKKIPSKIEGSHASIREDR